A part of Eremothecium sinecaudum strain ATCC 58844 chromosome VII, complete sequence genomic DNA contains:
- the MAE1 gene encoding malate dehydrogenase (oxaloacetate-decarboxylating) (Syntenic homolog of Ashbya gossypii AGL068W; Syntenic homolog of Saccharomyces cerevisiae YKL029C (MAE1)), translating to MLKTVARGLTTCGKITAATDSAGVGALNGGLGADVESKVSRLSVEGPVECPLSGFQLLNSPLFNKGSAFTLEERAAFGLEGLLPPQVNTLDEQVERAYKQVCYLKTPLAKNDFMTSMRMQNKVLFFELVRRHIRELVPIIYTPTEGDAIAAYSHRFRRPEGVFLDITEPDSIDARLSAYGECKDIDYIVVSDGEGILGIGDQGIGGIRIAISKLALMTLCGGIHPGRVLPVTLDVGTNNKKLARDELYMGNRFARIRGRQYDEFVDKFIKAVKRRFPSAVLHFEDFGVTTGRPLLERYRTQLPCFNDDIQGTGAVVMASFLAALKHTNRDLLSSRILVYGAGSAGLGIADQIVSHMVTSGITIEEARSKIYLMDRRGLILDSMRDSITPGQSVFSKDDAEWEGVNTTALVEVVARVKPTCLIGCSTQAGAFNKAVVQEMLKHNERPIIFPLSNPTRLHEAVPEDLLEWTDYKALVATGSPFPMVNGYRISENNNCFSFPGIGLGAVLSRASVISDKMISAAVNQLASLSPLKPGDSRPGLLPPLEDISDTSAKVATAVILEALKEGLARVEQETVNGQTSEVHVKVPRDFDSCLQWVIKQMWKPEYRPLVKVNYDPRVHTHQY from the coding sequence ATGTTGAAAACAGTTGCTAGGGGTCTGACGACCTGTGGAAAGATTACAGCAGCTACGGACTCTGCTGGTGTGGGAGCACTAAATGGTGGCCTTGGTGCTGATGTCGAATCGAAAGTTAGTAGGTTATCAGTAGAAGGTCCAGTTGAGTGTCCGCTATCTGGGTTCCAATTGCTTAACTCACCTTTGTTTAACAAAGGCTCTGCGTTTACTCTGGAAGAGCGTGCTGCGTTTGGACTAGAAGGTCTTCTTCCACCTCAAGTCAATACTTTGGACGAGCAGGTGGAGCGTGCTTACAAGCAGGTTTGTTACCTCAAGACTCCGTTAGCTAAGAATGATTTTATGACATCGATGAGGATGCAGAACAAAGTTTTATTTTTTGAGTTGGTGAGAAGGCACATTCGCGAACTAGTGCCTATTATTTACACGCCTACGGAAGGTGATGCTATTGCTGCTTACTCTCACCGTTTCAGAAGACCTGAAGGTGTATTTTTGGACATAACTGAGCCCGATTCCATCGATGCTCGTTTGTCAGCCTACGGTGAGTGCAAGGACATCGACTACATTGTTGTTTCCGATGGAGAGGGTATTCTAGGTATTGGTGACCAGGGTATTGGTGGTATCAGAATCGCCATTTCCAAGTTGGCTTTGATGACTCTTTGTGGCGGTATCCACCCAGGACGTGTGTTGCCAGTGACCCTAGACGTCGGTACCAACAACAAGAAGTTGGCACGTGATGAGCTATACATGGGTAACAGATTCGCTCGTATTAGAGGCAGACAATACGACGAATTTGTCGATAAGTTTATCAAGGCTGTTAAGAGGAGATTCCCTAGCGCCGTGCTTCATTTTGAGGACTTTGGTGTTACCACCGGTAGACCATTGCTAGAAAGATACCGTACGCAGCTCCCATGTTTCAATGATGACATTCAGGGAACTGGTGCAGTTGTCATGGCATCCTTCTTAGCTGCTTTGAAGCACACCAACAGAGACTTGTTATCCTCTAGAATTTTGGTCTACGGAGCTGGATCTGCTGGTTTGGGTATAGCAGATCAGATTGTTAGCCATATGGTCACAAGCGGGATTACTATCGAAGAGGCCCGCTCTAAGATATATCTAATGGACAGAAGAGGTTTGATTTTGGACTCTATGAGGGACTCTATAACCCCAGGTCAAAGTGTTTTCTCCAAGGACGATGCTGAATGGGAGGGCGTAAATACTACCGCTTTAGTTGAAGTTGTTGCTCGTGTCAAGCCAACATGTTTGATTGGCTGTTCTACCCAAGCAGGTGCTTTCAACAAGGCTGTCGTGCAGGAAATGCTCAAGCACAACGAAAGACCAATTATCTTCCCCTTGTCTAATCCTACCAGATTGCACGAGGCGGTCCCAGAGGACTTGCTCGAGTGGACTGACTACAAGGCATTGGTTGCTACTGGTTCTCCTTTCCCAATGGTTAATGGCTACCGTATCTCCGAGAACAACAACTGTTTCTCTTTCCCTGGTATTGGATTGGGAGCTGTTTTGTCCCGTGCATCTGTCATTAGTGACAAAATGATTTCAGCTGCTGTCAACCAGCTTGCTTCTTTGTCTCCTCTAAAGCCAGGTGACTCTAGACCAGGTCTATTACCACCTTTGGAGGATATCAGTGACACATCTGCAAAGGTCGCTACTGCCGTTATCTTGGAAGCTTTGAAGGAGGGTTTGGCTCGTGTCGAGCAAGAGACCGTAAATGGTCAAACTTCAGAGGTACATGTTAAAGTTCCAAGAGACTTTGATTCTTGTCTACAGTGGGTTATTAAGCAAATGTGGAAGCCAGAATATAGACCGTTGGTGAAGGTAAATTATGATCCAAGGGTTCATACTCACCAATACTGA
- the TFA1 gene encoding transcription factor TFIIE subunit TFA1 (Syntenic homolog of Ashbya gossypii AGL067W; Syntenic homolog of Saccharomyces cerevisiae YKL028W (TFA1)) codes for MDRPIDEIVKSLLQFVVRGFYSNSYVLVLDAILFHSVLSEEDLAHLLGIKRPELRALTSTLVDDMLVATHSQQEFSYNSRSLRRYYYYIKYPQAIDAIKWKVHQLVSKMKEDLDSNSAPQGYMCPVCNSKYSQLEAVSLLNFEKTQFLCSLCEEPLVEDDSGKKCKEKQMRLNRLMDQVQPIIDYLKKIDDSMIEENTFETALARLIPPQNNSAASYTMNPRTRRSKMFQPGESLSNESSRRAGQRSQATLHVNITTASDELAQKELQERKAEEKRKQNALPTWHENSTIGKSLGRLDGDEAEASGESAPNSAEVKVEEEIDEGQDEEDGSNDFADYRQGVNQQTLANKEAERALAEYYAKLAKKQAMEDEDDDEDEEEDEEEFEDVIGDGNGEEEEDEDMKDLEEIGLENVTKDSVVSNNDESGNSARTDEQQDKGMNDDDDEDEEELDAEFEDV; via the coding sequence ATGGATAGACCTATAGATGAAATAGTAAAGAGCTTGTTGCAATTTGTGGTCCGTGGTTTTTATTCGAATTCGTATGTCTTAGTTCTTGATGCGATATTATTCCACTCTGTTCTTTCAGAAGAGGATTTGGCTCACCTGTTGGGTATCAAAAGACCTGAATTACGGGCACTTACTTCTACGTTAGTTGATGATATGCTGGTGGCCACCCATTCGCAACAGGAGTTTTCTTATAATTCTAGAAGTTTAAGGCGCTACTATTATTACATTAAATATCCTCAAGCAATTGATGCTATTAAGTGGAAAGTGCATCAACTAGTTTCTAAAATGAAGGAAGATTTAGACAGCAACAGTGCTCCCCAAGGATATATGTGTCCTGTGTGCAACTCGAAGTATAGTCAGTTGGAAGCGGTTTCACTACTGAATTTTGAGAAAACTCAGTTCCTGTGCAGCTTGTGTGAAGAGCCACTGGTTGAGGATGATTCTGGGAAGAAATGTAAAGAGAAACAAATGCGCTTGAATAGGCTTATGGACCAGGTACAGCCCATAATTGACTATTTGAAAAAAATTGATGATTCTATGATTGAAGAGAACACTTTCGAAACAGCATTGGCAAGACTGATCCCACCTCAAAATAACTCTGCTGCATCCTACACAATGAATCCAAGAACTAGAAGGAGTAAAATGTTCCAGCCTGGCGAATCCCTCAGCAACGAAAGCAGCAGGAGGGCCGGTCAAAGATCCCAGGCCACATTACATGTTAATATTACTACTGCAAGCGATGAGCTGGCCCAGAAAGAACTACAGGAGCGTAAAGCGGAAGAGAAGCGGAAGCAAAATGCATTACCTACATGGCACGAAAACAGTACCATTGGTAAGAGTTTGGGTAGATTAGATGGTGATGAAGCTGAAGCATCAGGTGAAAGTGCCCCCAACAGTGCAGAAGTCAAggttgaagaagaaattgatgaaggtcaagatgaagaagatggAAGTAACGATTTTGCAGATTACAGACAAGGTGTAAACCAACAAACTCTCGCGAACAAGGAGGCCGAACGAGCCCTGGCAGAATACTACGCCAAATTGGCTAAGAAACAAGCTATGGAAGACGAAGAtgacgatgaagatgaagaagaagatgaggagGAGTTTGAAGATGTTATAGGAGATGGAAATGGTGAGGAAGAGGAGGACGAAGATATGAAAGATCTTGAAGAGATAGGATTAGAGAATGTTACGAAAGATTCCGTAGTCTCCAACAACGATGAAAGTGGTAACTCTGCTCGAACAGATGAGCAGCAAGATAAAGGTATGAAcgatgatgacgatgaggatgaagaagaactgGATGCTGAGTTTGAAGATGTATGA
- the TCD2 gene encoding tRNA threonylcarbamoyladenosine dehydratase (Syntenic homolog of Ashbya gossypii AGL066W; Syntenic homolog of Saccharomyces cerevisiae YKL027W and YHR003C): MAQENRWKWVLGTAVVTVAVTKAVESLYHLYSLKYGKSDVNDKDIQLAKRIRSTNGYDDELYREQLARNYAFFGEQGMENLKNQYFIVVGAGGVGSWVVAMLVRSGCTKLKIIDFDQVSLSSLNRHSCANTYDVGLSKVDVLKEHMLKIAPWCKIEAVNELWNKESADRLIFGEDGLDKPTFVIDCIDNITTKVDLLEYVYKKKIPVIASMGAATKSDPTRINVGDLSMTEEDPLARSIRRRLKLRGITKGIPVVFSAEKPDPKKAKLLPLPEEEFQKGNVEELSALKDFRVRVLPVLTTMPGVFGLTIATWVMCKIAGYPMEPIVGKNRIKVYDGIYNSLVGQTSRIGIPDQRVPVSVNDIGYILEEVFRGKSPISGYSTRLTLSKWDPSKPVSLQNVVIMTKEEQAAHEERVLNGSETLEQVYSAEVLNLINQRFSEEKYYSQFR, from the coding sequence ATGGCACAAGAGAACCGTTGGAAATGGGTCCTAGGTACCGCAGTTGTAACTGTAGCTGTTACAAAGGCAGTAGAATCTTTGTACCACTTATATTCGTTAAAATATGGCAAGAGTGATGTGAACGACAAAGATATTCAACTGGCAAAAAGAATTCGTTCCACAAATGGTTATGACGATGAACTTTATCGCGAGCAACTTGCTCGTAACTATGCATTTTTTGGAGAACAAGGTATGGAAAATCTGAAAAATCAATACTTTATCGTTGTCGGTGCAGGTGGTGTTGGATCATGGGTGGTAGCAATGTTAGTGCGCTCTGGTTGCACCAAATTGAAAATCATTGATTTTGACCAGGTATCCTTGAGTTCTTTGAACAGACATAGCTGTGCGAACACATACGATGTGGGTTTATCCAAGGTTGATGTTCTCAAAGAGCACATGTTAAAAATTGCTCCATGGTGTAAAATTGAAGCTGTTAATGAACTTTGGAACAAGGAAAGCGCAGACCGTTTGATATTTGGAGAGGATGGGCTTGATAAACCTACTTTTGTGATCGATTGTATTGATAACATCACGACGAAGGTTGATCTTTTGGAGTATGTCTATAAGAAAAAGATCCCAGTCATTGCGTCGATGGGCGCTGCGACAAAGTCTGATCCTACTAGGATTAACGTTGGTGATTTGAGCATGACTGAGGAGGACCCTTTAGCGCGTAGTATAAGAAGGAGATTAAAGCTGCGGGGTATTACAAAAGGTATTCCAGTTGTGTTTAGTGCAGAGAAACCGGATCCTAAAAAGGCAAAACTGCTTCCTTTGCCCGAGGAAGAATTCCAAAAGGGTAACGTTGAGGAACTAAGCGCCCTAAAGGATTTCCGGGTAAGAGTGCTTCCAGTGTTGACTACTATGCCGGGTGTGTTTGGTCTGACAATTGCTACTTGGGTTATGTGCAAAATAGCCGGTTATCCGATGGAACCTATTGTAGGAAAAAACAGAATTAAGGTGTATGACGGTATCTATAACTCGCTGGTTGGCCAAACGTCTCGAATTGGTATCCCAGACCAGCGTGTTCCAGTCTCAGTTAACGATATTGGATATATACTAGAGGAGGTTTTCCGTGGCAAGTCACCAATCAGCGGGTATTCTACGCGGTTAACTTTGTCAAAGTGGGATCCATCTAAACCGGTATCTTTACAAAATGTTGTAATTATGACTAAAGAAGAACAAGCTGCCCATGAAGAGCGCGTCTTGAATGGTTCCGAAACCTTGGAACAAGTTTACTCTGCTGAAGTCCTCAATTTGATAAACCAAAGATTTAGTGAGGAAAAGTACTATTCACAATTCAGATAA
- the LEU5 gene encoding coenzyme A transporter (Syntenic homolog of Ashbya gossypii AGL065C; Syntenic homolog of Saccharomyces cerevisiae YHR002W (LEU5)), which produces MKKLEQSSNDESNSNVTAVVEFHPPVDKGSLEYIVKSGIAGGVAGSCAKTLIAPLDRIKILFQTSNPHYKRYAGSMSGMVLAGKEILINDGFRGFFQGHSATLVRIFPYAAIKFIAYEQIRSFIIPSYHYESHWRRLLSGSLSGLCSIFVTYPLDVIRVRMAYETKRSNVSIIKILKDIYSGPISEKLASKPYVPKWFPHWCNFYRGYTPSVIGMIPYAGVSFFAHDLFHDILRCPMLSQYSVLPEGRDNPYDRSIPLKSWAQLVAGGLAGIASQTAAYPFEIIRRRLQVATLSSSSQGQFLGINEIAKIIYKESGWRGFFVGLSIGYLKVTPMVACSFYVYERMKWYLQI; this is translated from the coding sequence ATGAAGAAACTTGAGCAGTCTTCCAATGATGAATCTAATAGCAATGTTACCGCAGTAGTTGAATTTCATCCCCCGGTCGATAAAGGAAGTCTAGAATACATTGTTAAATCAGGTATTGCTGGTGGTGTAGCCGGGTCATGTGCAAAAACTCTAATTGCACCTTTAGACCGTATCAAAATCCTTTTCCAGACGTCTAACCCACATTATAAGAGGTATGCTGGTTCTATGAGTGGTATGGTCCTGGCCGGAAAGGAAATTTTAATTAATGATGGTTTTCGGGGCTTTTTCCAGGGTCACTCAGCTACTCTTGTCAGGATTTTCCCTTATGCTGCCATTAAATTTATTGCATACGAACAAATTCGGTCGTTTATTATTCCATCATATCATTATGAATCGCATTGGCGGAGATTGCTTAGCGGTTCGCTATCCGGCCTATGTTCTATATTTGTTACCTATCCCTTGGATGTTATTCGTGTAAGAATGGCTTATGAGACAAAGCGGTCCAATGTTAGCATTATTAAAATACTAAAAGATATTTACTCAGGTCCTATCAGTGAAAAACTAGCATCCAAACCATACGTCCCAAAATGGTTCCCCCATTGGTGTAATTTTTATCGTGGATATACCCCATCTGTAATTGGCATGATACCGTACGCTGGGGTATCATTCTTTGCTCATGACTTATTCCATGACATTCTCAGATGTCCTATGTTATCACAGTATTCTGTATTACCTGAGGGCCGGGATAACCCATATGATCGATCTATTCCATTAAAAAGTTGGGCCCAGTTAGTTGCTGGTGGGTTAGCTGGTATAGCCTCGCAAACAGCAGCATATCCATTTGAAATCATCAGGCGTCGACTACAAGTTGCCACGCTTTCCAGTTCATCACAAGGACAGTTTCTAGGTATAAATGAAATAGCAAAAATAATTTACAAAGAGAGCGGCTGGCGTGGATTCTTTGTTGGATTAAGCATTGGTTATCTGAAGGTCACACCAATGGTAGCATGCTCTTTTTACGTTTACGAAAGAATGAAATGGTATTTACAAATATGA
- the BSD2 gene encoding Bsd2p (Syntenic homolog of Ashbya gossypii AGL063C; Syntenic homolog of Saccharomyces cerevisiae YBR290W (BSD2)) yields MNNNTIVGSSSMGNSSSGGSVDRPRDPLLQNMEDGAGGQPGDNLDDGASEHRQRPQEVIRSRMQRHLNSLARSFNILDRLFKRNEDLERYASSRGAHVGAHADGVFSNLAAKPDRSGSVENTDSDKPPTYDEAAADMVPPYYGVDEDGVGLLYNEICIDGLPVGNIVNCLWNLIISSSFQFIGFLMTYILHTSHAARHGSRFGLGFTFMQYGYSMLPRDVTSKVGKSNELNRYDVQNPNDFENPHQYLSSDTPQHNFKSQLSHGLIEQRSDAPALSILLIIFGLFILIKSVYDYTAVKRKERKFLSGAEPQPV; encoded by the coding sequence ATGAACAATAATACCATAGTTGGATCTAGCTCGATGGGAAATAGCTCTTCTGGGGGGTCTGTAGATCGGCCGCGGGATCCCCTGTTGCAAAATATGGAGGATGGTGCAGGTGGTCAGCCAGGAGATAATTTAGATGACGGAGCATCAGAGCACCGGCAGCGGCCCCAGGAAGTAATACGCTCGAGGATGCAGCGCCACTTGAATTCGTTGGCGAGGAGTTTCAACATCCTCGATAGGCTTTTCAAGCGTAACGAGGACCTTGAAAGGTACGCCAGCTCTCGTGGTGCTCATGTGGGAGCTCATGCCGATGGAGTTTTTAGTAATTTGGCGGCGAAACCCGACCGAAGCGGATCTGTGGAAAACACTGACAGCGACAAACCGCCTACTTATGACGAGGCAGCAGCAGATATGGTTCCTCCATACTACGGTGTTGATGAGGATGGTGTTGGCCTACTTTATAATGAAATTTGCATAGATGGTCTTCCAGTCGGCAACATCGTTAACTGCTTGTGGAATCTAATAATAAGCTCGAGTTTTCAGTTTATTGGTTTTCTGATGACCTATATTTTGCACACATCGCACGCTGCTCGACATGGTTCGAGGTTTGGTCTTGGTTTCACTTTTATGCAATATGGTTACAGCATGTTACCAAGGGATGTTACTAGTAAGGTGGGAAAGAGTAATGAATTGAATAGATATGACGTACAAAATCCAAATGATTTTGAGAATCCGCACCAATATCTGTCTTCAGATACTCCTCAACACAATTTCAAATCACAGCTATCACATGGTCTGATAGAGCAGCGAAGTGATGCTCCTGCGCTTTCTATTCTCCTAATAATATTCGGCTTGTTCATACTAATCAAGAGCGTGTATGACTATACCGCAGTTAAACGAAAAGAACGTAAATTCCTCTCAGGAGCAGAGCCTCAGCCAGTATGA
- the CTP1 gene encoding Ctp1p (Syntenic homolog of Ashbya gossypii AGL064W; Syntenic homolog of Saccharomyces cerevisiae YBR291C (CTP1)): MVAKSDITPLHSVLAGSVAGAIEGTITYPFEFAKTRLQLAEKKAGASRNPLVLIYSTVRNQGLSALYVGCPAFVVGNTAKAGIRFLGYDTLKNLLKEPETGKLSGISSIAAGIGAGLFESIFAVTPFEAIKTALIDDRQAKVPKYQNNGRLFLFNYTSLVSDLGLRGIYSGLVPVALRQMANQAVRFGCYNKIQNAVKEYTNTPPTKSLSVVNTFVAGSISGVVTVYATMPIDTIKTRMQSLSASQYSSTLDCFVTVVRDEGVKTLWKGATPRLGRLILSGGIVFTTYEQIIKLLSKN, encoded by the coding sequence ATGGTAGCTAAATCAGATATCACTCCACTTCATTCAGTACTAGCAGGTTCAGTAGCTGGCGCCATTGAGGGAACAATTACTTACCCTTTTGAATTTGCCAAAACTAGGCTTCAACTGGCTGAAAAAAAAGCTGGAGCTTCCAGAAACCCGTTGGTATTAATTTACTCTACTGTGAGAAATCAAGGTCTTAGCGCTTTATATGTTGGATGTCCGGCGTTTGTCGTGGGTAATACTGCGAAGGCTGGCATCAGATTTCTGGGGTACGACACGTTGAAAAACTTGCTCAAAGAACCCGAAACGGGAAAGCTTAGTGGGATATCTAGTATAGCTGCCGGTATTGGTGCAGGTCTCTTCGAATCTATCTTTGCAGTAACGCCATTCGAAGCAATCAAGACTGCGCTGATTGACGACAGACAAGCCAAAGTACCCAAATACCAAAATAATGGTCGTTTATTTTTGTTTAATTACACATCATTAGTGAGTGACCTGGGCTTGAGGGGCATATATAGTGGTTTAGTTCCCGTTGCGTTAAGGCAAATGGCAAATCAAGCTGTTAGATTTGGTTGTTATAACAAGATTCAAAATGCTGTGAAGGAATACACGAACACCCCGCCCACTAAGTCGCTTTCGGTAGTAAATACATTTGTCGCTGGAAGCATCAGCGGTGTGGTTACAGTGTACGCCACTATGCCCATTGATACCATTAAAACTAGAATGCAGTCATTAAGCGCGTCACAGTATTCATCTACCCTCGATTGCTTTGTGACTGTGGTAAGAGATGAAGGTGTTAAGACACTATGGAAGGGTGCAACTCCAAGACTAGGACGCTTAATACTGTCTGGTGGTATAGTGTTTACTACATATGAGCAGATTATTAAATTGTTATCCAAGAATTAG
- the SNF5 gene encoding Snf5p (Syntenic homolog of Ashbya gossypii AGL062C; Syntenic homolog of Saccharomyces cerevisiae YBR289W (SNF5)), translating to MNGQNPFTNIGTPNFSLSQIPQHILQSLTPMQLQMIQQRHQQLLLQQQQQQSAGMNAQDSASPNIPSRMNAAERDPANGQAAQFNAAQKAQLLKAQQQQLALMQQRQQQQQQQQQQQQQQQQQQQQQQQQQTQPQQPPQPQQQAQQQSQQQAQQQSQQQAQPQPQQPPQPQTQPQHQQLKPQPIPGQTISLPPQIAQLPPHLQLQWLGNLKQQALAKDNANAVAIITQLQQQVQNSIQQNQIPQHTAAQSNFTEAASSSAQQAQIPLQSPLQQAPIQVPPTHIQQAGMGRMVPQNRIPQPQASSPQQQHTPHSGPSPMMIQKLTPTPTTEPELPKYQTIYENPKEGTLSSSDAWSRLLKSQGVEPSSDLLLYEQIISRDQLNTLQVVKERAGYEPISKFGFSNKEYLTRLLQDLNYYKELKNTRMKSITNTSQGILSKSIWGDGYSGYGNGITNTPTTVITGVDNTTRYVPLNLVYDVAMQNEIEELVPIRLEFDAERDRFSLRDTFLWNRNEKLVQIEEFVTKMLEDYRFAQPSLYRETVLNSVREQLNDFQPDPFRQPRKTSRIGGDDMRIKVVLDIVVGQNELFDSIEWDISNPDNDPEEFAQIMCEELKLPGEFATAISHSIREQVHIYHKALALVGYKFNGSFVEEDDIRSRLLPVITLDEVYRSTTDIKHYTPTMTHISPLELERLDKDKDRDTRRKRRQVRFNRRGTTAIADASMPDLSDIPKTFRIPVPSTILPGGIDLGPPAGSYTLVTTTRQIPRPLKPRPLESPCRIIMHERGRSLLLRIKLPNSIKFNTMITPQQTMMNSQIAQKAPSSTGAPNLSGPSAPQLSQQHVPSPSIDTPDENYISED from the coding sequence ATGAATGGACAGAATCCATTTACAAATATCGGCACTCCGAACTTTAGCTTGTCGCAAATCCCACAACATATTCTGCAGAGCTTGACGCCAATGCAGCTGCAAATGATACAACAGCGACATCAACAGCTTTTActgcagcagcagcagcagcaatCAGCCGGTATGAATGCTCAGGATAGTGCTAGCCCGAATATTCCTAGTCGGATGAATGCCGCGGAGCGTGATCCGGCAAATGGTCAGGCAGCCCAATTTAACGCAGCGCAGAAAGCCCAACTGTTGAAGGcacagcagcagcaattGGCACTGATGCAGCAGCgtcagcagcagcagcagcaacaacaacaacaacaacaacaacaacaacaacaacaacaacaacaacaacaacagcagaCGCAGCCACAACAACCACCGCAACCGCAACAGCAGGCGCAACAGCAGTCTCAACAGCAGGCGCAACAGCAGTCTCAACAGCAGGCTCAACCTCAACCACAACAGCCGCCACAGCCTCAAACTCAGCCACAACATCAGCAACTAAAACCGCAGCCCATTCCGGGACAGACTATTAGCCTTCCACCTCAAATTGCCCAACTTCCGCCTCATTTACAATTACAGTGGCTAGGAAATTTGAAGCAGCAAGCGCTCGCAAAGGATAATGCAAATGCGGTTGCAATCATTACACAACTTCAACAACAAGTGCAAAACTCTATACAACAAAACCAAATACCGCAACATACTGCAGCTCAAAGTAACTTCACGGAAGCTGCTTCGTCCAGTGCACAACAGGCACAGATTCCTTTACAGTCTCCTTTGCAGCAGGCCCCAATCCAGGTGCCGCCTACTCATATACAACAAGCTGGAATGGGTCGAATGGTTCCTCAAAACCGAATACCACAACCTCAGGCATCTTCTCCACAACAACAGCATACTCCACATTCTGGACCCTCACCAATGATGATACAGAAGCTAACACCAACGCCAACTACAGAGCCGGAGTTGCCGAAGTACCAAACAATCTATGAGAATCCTAAGGAAGGGACTCTTTCGTCTTCAGACGCATGGTCACGGCTGCTAAAGTCGCAAGGTGTCGAGCCTTCTTCTGATCTATTGCTGTACGAGCAAATTATCTCTCGAGACCAGCTGAATACACTTCAAGTTGTGAAGGAGCGAGCCGGCTACGAACCAATTAGCAAATTTGGATTCAGTAACAAGGAATACTTAACGCGACTTTTACAGGACCTAAATTACTATAAAGAGTTGAAGAATACAAGAATGAAGTCTATCACGAACACCTCGCAGGGTATCTTATCGAAAAGCATTTGGGGAGATGGTTATTCAGGTTACGGAAATGGGATTACCAACACTCCGACGACTGTTATAACAGGGGTGGACAATACTACTCGGTACGTACCATTGAATTTAGTTTATGACGTTGCCATGCAAAACGAGATTGAAGAGCTTGTTCCCATTAGGCTAGAATTCGATGCCGAAAGAGATAGATTCTCCTTAAGGGACACATTCCTCTGGAATAGAAACGAAAAACTAGTCCAAATTGAAGAATTCGTTACGAAAATGCTCGAAGATTACCGATTTGCACAGCCTTCACTATACAGAGAAACCGTTTTGAATAGTGTAAGGGAGCAACTCAACGACTTTCAGCCTGATCCATTTAGACAGCCACGGAAAACAAGCAGGATAGGCGGAGATGATATGCGTATTAAAGTAGTTCTGGACATTGTCGTTGGACAGAATGAACTTTTTGATTCTATTGAGTGGGATATCTCCAACCCAGACAACGACCCGGAGGAGTTTGCCCAGATCATGTGTGAAGAACTGAAGCTGCCAGGTGAATTTGCTACCGCCATCTCACACTCTATCAGAGAACAAGTTCACATATACCATAAAGCACTAGCCTTAGTTGGCTATAAGTTCAATGGTTCATTTGTGGAAGAAGATGACATCAGATCTCGTCTGCTTCCCGTCATAACACTGGACGAAGTTTATCGCTCAACTACTGATATAAAACATTACACCCCTACCATGACCCATATTTCGCCTCTTGAGCTCGAGAGGCTTGACAAAGACAAGGACCGTGACACTAGGCGTAAGCGGAGGCAGGTGAGATTCAATAGGCGTGGAACCACTGCTATTGCCGACGCTTCCATGCCTGATCTTAGTGACATACCAAAAACTTTCCGTATCCCagttccctcaacaatTCTACCTGGTGGAATTGATCTTGGTCCTCCAGCAGGTTCATATACTCTTGTAACAACCACCCGCCAGATTCCAAGACCGCTCAAGCCCAGACCACTCGAGTCACCATGTCGTATTATTATGCACGAAAGGGGACGAAGCCTTTTATTAAGAATAAAACTTCCCAACTCAATTAAATTTAACACTATGATTACACCACAGCAGACAATGATGAACTCACAAATTGCACAGAAGGCCCCTTCATCAACTGGAGCCCCTAACTTATCAGGTCCTTCTGCGCCACAGCTTTCCCAACAACATGTTCCTAGTCCTTCAATTGACACCCCGGACGAGAATTATATATCTGAGGATTAG